The sequence ttcagcagaggagaagggagatgtgaagcaaagaaaacatgtCTTTGAGACCTGCCCATTTGGCAGCATCTCCAAGGCAtttgaggaagaaattcctGCCACCAGCATGGAAGAGGTAGTGAAAGGGGATGTGAAGTCTTTCAAGACCCTGTTTGAGACTCTCCCCTTAGACAGCATTAAGCAGGCTGATGCTGAGCCTGTCAccaaagaagaggagaagattCCAGCTGGCAATGTCAAAGCCAACCAAATCTTGTTTGAGACAACACCTCTGTATGCCATCAAGGATAGCTTTGGCAATTTCCATGAAGTTACCTCTGTAAGCAGAGAGCAAATCATCAGTGGTGATGTCAAGAACTACAAATGGATGTTTGAAACCAGGCCCCTGGACCAGTTTGATGAAAGCACCAAGAAAGTGGATATAATACGGGGGATCACAAAGCAAGAGGTGGTGGCTGGTGATGTCAGAACAGCCAAGTGGCTCTTTGAAACTCAGCCCATGGATGTCATTCATCACCAAGCCATGCAAGGTGAGGGGCATCCCTTGGTGAAGCGGGAGATCTCCCAGCGGGGGGATGTGAAGACCTGCAGGTGGCTTTTTGAGACCCAGCCCATCCACACCCTGTATGAGAAGGCTgaaaagaagcaggaagaggatgGCATTGTGCCCCAAGCTGATGTGAAGTCATACACATGGATGTTTGAGACTCGGCCCCTGGACTCCCTGAAAGGCCAGGAAGAGCAGTATTTACAAGTCAGTAAGGCATACAGTCAGGATGAATTACAGGGAGTTGATGTCAAAACTGTCCGGCACCTATTTGAAACTGAACCCTTGGGCAGCAGTGTTATCAGTGAAGCTGACCGAAAGAAAAATATGCGGTACTCCAGTCGTGTAGAGATACAGTCTGGGGAAGTGTCCAGAGTGAAGGAGTTCTTTGAAGCTAAGCCCTTGGATACAGCCACCAAACCAACATCCCAGAAGGATGATGGGACAATTGAAGCTGGATCTGTGCACAAGTTCACTTGGCTCTTTGAGAACTACCCCATGGACTCCCTGAAGGACAGCTCTGAGGGCATCCAGGAAATCCCTCCAGAGAAGAATATCAAGGGGGGAGATGTTGGGGGCAAAAGGTTCGTATTTGAGACCTATTCCCTTGGCCAAATCCATGACAAAGTGGATGAGACAGAGCTCCAGAAGATCCAAAAAGACACCATGAGCAAAGCCAATGTCAAGTCCTGCACAATGCTCTTTGAAAGCCAACCCTTATATGCTATCCAGGACAAAGAGGGGGGATACCATGAGGTCACCTCagtgcagaaagaagaaatcatgAAAGGTGATATGAAAGGTGCACGATGGTTGTTTGAAACTAAGCCTCTGGATCAGAtcaagaaggaagaagaggtgtTTGTGATTAGGGCTGTCACCCAAGAGGACATCAAGAAAGGAGATGTCCAGGCTGCCCGGTGGAGGTTTGAGACAGAGCCTCTCGACTCCTTCTCAGGGGGAAAGATGTCTGTGCCCAGAACAGTAGATGATGTGCAGAAGGGAGATGTTCAGTCTAACAAGAAGCTCTTTGAGTCCCAGCAAGTGGGCCAGAAGAAGTACGTGAGGATGGTCAGTGTCAGTGATGTTCAGCGGGGCGATGTGAGGACATCCACTTGGCTTTTTGAAAACCAGCCTGTGGACTCCCTGTATGGGGATGCAGAGAGAGGCTCATCTATCAGTACAGTGCAGAGAGAGGACAGCCAGAAAGGGGATGTAAAACGCTGCACATGGTTGTTTGAAACCCAGCCAATGGACACCCTTAAGGACCCAGAAGTGACAGCCAGTGCTGGGGCCCAAGAAGTGATCCCTCGTGCAGATGTGAAAAGTACAACATGGCTCTTCGAGAGCACACCCTTGGATAAATTTAGTGCTTCTGAAGGTAATATagaaacagaactgaaagaaagaaCCATGAAAGAGACTTTAGAGATGCTTTGCACTTGCCAGGCTATTCAGCATGATGGGATCCTCATTGAAGCCAACGATATGGAGAGTGTGAAGATGGTGAAGTACCAGCTCAGCAGCCCAGGTGCTCCAGATATCCTGAAAGAGGAGGTTGTGGGAGGCCATCTGCAAAGGATcatgctgcagctcctgcacagAACCAACGTGGAAGCACAGAGTGTGCTGGTGGAGGAAGATAGAGAGGGCAAGATCAAAGTAAGCCCGTTGCAGCTACTGGACCAGAGTGAAGCTGTTAAAGGCAAAGAGGACTTGAGTGGAAATGTAGCTAAGGCTTTACAGGGTCTCCTCAGTCAAGATGCTTCCATCAAAAAGGGGATGGTCTTACAAGAGACAAAGTCAGGATCAGTGAAGATGACTCTCTACTCCCTTCTGTTCCATTCTGTCCAGCAGAAAGTTGTCAAGGGGGATGTGAAGTCAACAATAGGGAACCTGTTGGCTTCTTCTCAGGagcagaaaacaacagcaactgTTAAGCGTGAGGACAATGAGAGGGGAAATGTCCAGCTTTTTGCAAGCTGCATTGAGAAGGGAGATCTAAACTATCTGAAGAATCTCCAGCAGGAATCAGAGATACAGTCCCTCATCTCTTCCCAAGCAGAGCAGGGGGAAGGTGAGAGTGCCCCACAGGTTTTGCAGGGGGCTAAGATGCATATCTTACCAAATAAAGAACAAATAGAGAAAGTAGTTGCAGAGAGTGAGCCAGGGGCTATGGAGGGAGCAAAAAAAGTATTCACATGTGAAAGCATGGGCAAAGAGGGTGGATTAGAGAGAGAGGCTGTGCATGCAGCAGGTGTGACAGGCACCACAGTGCAATGTCTTGGGAAGCCCCTGCCCACAGtgatgggaaaggaagaaattctttcaggAGGGCTTAAAGTGACTACAAAGTCAATTCAAAGGGTTGCAGATGTCAGcaagaaggcagagaaagaagcagccaGCACTACCAGTTTGAAGGAACCCAAAGCTATGATGCAAGGCAAATTTCCAACCCAAGTGACTGCTCAGAGGGGAGAAATGGCTAGGAAACAGCAGAGTTCGGTGACTGGGGAAGCCAGCCAGACGCAGCCAGAAGAAAAGGCTCTTGGGAGTGATCTTCAGACTGCAATGCAAAGCCTGAGGCTagcaacagcagaagcaaaaaacaTTCAACACCATGTTCAGAGCAAGCTACAGAGGAACAGAGAGGAAGTCCACAtggcctgcaggcagcaggcagccagcacaCAGGGGACAGTGACCCTTCAGTCAACCGTACGTCAACAAGACTCTGCATCCACCACGCAGGAGAGCACCAGCACTGCCATCAGGACCGCCACCTCTAGAGTCCAGGAGGCATCCAAGACCCACACAAGCATGTCTCAGAAGAGCATAACATCACACAAAAAGGTCAGTGCTTCAGAGGAAGTACAGGGAGGACAACTGTTGAGCCAGGAAAGCCAAGTTGTGCCTAGTAGAGATTTTAGCATTAAGGATGGCCTTTATACTGCCACACCCGTGAAAACCTATATAAACCCTTTTGTTGAGTCTGATTACAAAGAGCAATCAGTGCAAGAAGAAAGAGATGTTATTATCAGAGGGGATGTACAGACAGCTATCAGAGCACTGCAAAGTGCCGCCACAGAACAGCGCCTGGTAGAAAAGGAGGACGTTGTCCGAGGTAATTTAAAAGCCACACTTCAGTCGCTGGAAAAGTCTAACGTTAATGTCTCCAGAGGGGATTTTAAAGCCGCTATGATATACAGAAATGCAGGGCAGTCCTATTCTgtgtgtaaaaagaaaaatgagactcAAGTCGTTAGTAACCAGACAGCTGTAGTGGCTTCAGGGTCGCAGGCTGATAAtgactttcctcctcctccctcagttGCTGTGATGAAAGCAGAGCATTGCCCACCCTCAACTAAAGCAACAAGAGAAGGTGCCCTTCCACTACCAACCAGCAAAGATGAAGCCCCAGGATGTTCTGCACCACTCCAGACCCCTCTTCCTGCCCTCCCTTCTCTGTCCTGCAAACCCAGTGATCAGAGTCCTGCAGAGAAGCCCAGGACTtctccaaaaccagaaattactgccccactgaggaaaaaacccattcCCCCTCCAAAACCCGAGCATCTCTTACACGAGGCACATTCTGCCTCTGCAAATAACAGCACAAGCAGATCAACCAAACCCATCCCTCCACCCCTACCTCCAAAACCTCCAGGCCTTAGGGAGATCAGCAAGCCAAAGCCTCCCCCCACAGAGCTGGGATTAAGCTGCATGGAAGTATGTGAACAATCAGGCCATGGGGAGGTTCAGGCAAAATGCTGCACCTTGGAGACATCTGTGGACAAGCCTGTCACAGTTCAGGGTATGAGCCCTGAGAGAAAGCTGCCAAGAAACACTGCCAAAACCCCTCTTCAAATGGCAGAGGAAAGGTACAAGGCAAGCAAAGGAGGACAAGGAAAGGTGGAATCAGACAGTGCTAAGACTTTGAAGCCAATAAAAAATGGAGTGGTTACTTTTGAAGTCGAGCAGGGAATGATaagtgggaaagcagcagctccaagGCGATGCCCAGGTGAGGTGGTTCAGAGGCATATAGAGCTGTGCCAAGACAAGAATGGATGCTCTTCGGTATCACATCCAACCTGTCCTGGTGGAGCACAGACACTTAATGTGCCAGGACAGACTGAGCCAAGCACCTCCCCTGTGGGCCACACCATTCCTCCAAAGAGAGGAGATGACGTTGCACAAAATGCCTCATCCAAGGTGGAAAGGGAAAGTGTGTCTAATTCTTATGGATCATGGGACAGGCAGAGAGTCATGCAGCAGGTGAATGAGAGGAGGCAAATGTGCCATTCAATGTCCTTCCATCAACAGCCAATAAACTTTGAGAAGCAACAGCAGGGGAGTAGTGGGCAATTGAAATGTCCTGATGGAGATGCAGAGACACCTGGCCAGGAGAAGCCAGCAGTTGTTATGAGAGAAAAACctaagagagaaac comes from Grus americana isolate bGruAme1 chromosome 2, bGruAme1.mat, whole genome shotgun sequence and encodes:
- the XIRP1 gene encoding xin actin-binding repeat-containing protein 1 isoform X2 — encoded protein: MERRYLSQTSVSPMGKKHALSQSHCSDMSWSKSMEDLPIPNINAPTRNLKGLLTSFDTPKATQRCKTLHFAPLKTPSPSGILREREADTRIMTTIQPLSVETKPRKDPSFPSSLQSIQRKAQWSPATTKWKESPAKEGKMSHNRQAIISLVPDTADDSATGRSYERTRSFLDISDNTSRILHQGQGRFSAPSVKELSALYLSQTAAAAAHASSPAQPSTVKDNSIRSPHSQKKSKMAEAQKSSKVAIKKMEDDLPPPPAPGSVQVIIPGNQDPNPLPVPPPKQAFSKFYQQRQVNELKRLYRHMHPELRKNLEEAVTEDLAEMLNTEDPNAQASVNLDKVLPGEVQSMRWIFENWALDSIGDHQATKKLTEEEIIPGGDVKSTSLKFESQSINGDSLSTPTKVSETDLARGDVHTARWLFETQPLDSLNKLYSDETEMQEAVLKEPVQGGDVKGARQLFEAQSLDAIGRCCSVEEKSILQLKSEIQELKGDVKKTIRLFQTDPLCAIRDKTGNIHEIKSVCREEIQSNAVRTARWLFETQPLDTINKDTSKVKIIRGISLEEIGRPDVSGARWIFETQPLDAIREITVEEQDFKASTDFVTGADVSKQRMLFETQTLDSLKGEASESIVAKEQVIGGDVKSTLWLFETQPMETLKDNFEVGQLKKVELSAEEKGDVKQRKHVFETCPFGSISKAFEEEIPATSMEEVVKGDVKSFKTLFETLPLDSIKQADAEPVTKEEEKIPAGNVKANQILFETTPLYAIKDSFGNFHEVTSVSREQIISGDVKNYKWMFETRPLDQFDESTKKVDIIRGITKQEVVAGDVRTAKWLFETQPMDVIHHQAMQGEGHPLVKREISQRGDVKTCRWLFETQPIHTLYEKAEKKQEEDGIVPQADVKSYTWMFETRPLDSLKGQEEQYLQVSKAYSQDELQGVDVKTVRHLFETEPLGSSVISEADRKKNMRYSSRVEIQSGEVSRVKEFFEAKPLDTATKPTSQKDDGTIEAGSVHKFTWLFENYPMDSLKDSSEGIQEIPPEKNIKGGDVGGKRFVFETYSLGQIHDKVDETELQKIQKDTMSKANVKSCTMLFESQPLYAIQDKEGGYHEVTSVQKEEIMKGDMKGARWLFETKPLDQIKKEEEVFVIRAVTQEDIKKGDVQAARWRFETEPLDSFSGGKMSVPRTVDDVQKGDVQSNKKLFESQQVGQKKYVRMVSVSDVQRGDVRTSTWLFENQPVDSLYGDAERGSSISTVQREDSQKGDVKRCTWLFETQPMDTLKDPEVTASAGAQEVIPRADVKSTTWLFESTPLDKFSASEGNIETELKERTMKETLEMLCTCQAIQHDGILIEANDMESVKMVKYQLSSPGAPDILKEEVVGGHLQRIMLQLLHRTNVEAQSVLVEEDREGKIKVSPLQLLDQSEAVKGKEDLSGNVAKALQGLLSQDASIKKGMVLQETKSGSVKMTLYSLLFHSVQQKVVKGDVKSTIGNLLASSQEQKTTATVKREDNERGNVQLFASCIEKGDLNYLKNLQQESEIQSLISSQAEQGEGESAPQVLQGAKMHILPNKEQIEKVVAESEPGAMEGAKKVFTCESMGKEGGLEREAVHAAGVTGTTVQCLGKPLPTVMGKEEILSGGLKVTTKSIQRVADVSKKAEKEAASTTSLKEPKAMMQGKFPTQVTAQRGEMARKQQSSVTGEASQTQPEEKALGSDLQTAMQSLRLATAEAKNIQHHVQSKLQRNREEVHMACRQQAASTQGTVTLQSTVRQQDSASTTQESTSTAIRTATSRVQEASKTHTSMSQKSITSHKKVSASEEVQGGQLLSQESQVVPSRDFSIKDGLYTATPVKTYINPFVESDYKEQSVQEERDVIIRGDVQTAIRALQSAATEQRLVEKEDVVRGNLKATLQSLEKSNVNVSRGDFKAAMIYRNAGQSYSVCKKKNETQVVSNQTAVVASGSQADNDFPPPPSVAVMKAEHCPPSTKATREGALPLPTSKDEAPGCSAPLQTPLPALPSLSCKPSDQSPAEKPRTSPKPEITAPLRKKPIPPPKPEHLLHEAHSASANNSTSRSTKPIPPPLPPKPPGLREISKPKPPPTELGLSCMEVCEQSGHGEVQAKCCTLETSVDKPVTVQGMSPERKLPRNTAKTPLQMAEERYKASKGGQGKVESDSAKTLKPIKNGVVTFEVEQGMISGKAAAPRRCPGEVVQRHIELCQDKNGCSSVSHPTCPGGAQTLNVPGQTEPSTSPVGHTIPPKRGDDVAQNASSKVERESVSNSYGSWDRQRVMQQVNERRQMCHSMSFHQQPINFEKQQQGSSGQLKCPDGDAETPGQEKPAVVMREKPKRETEDERRKRLSVHKEEIMKGNVKEAMEIFENLRRQEQLQEILTRVKEFEEETSKVDVKALKSFFEKVPDWVVHQKDHQAKQQDRAETLAKEDTDSVSSVELVFEDLERASAEIIHLKEQTLARLLDIEEAIRKALYSVSSLKSESDIAGLSGLFKESLGNTQSSVSSSNIRKISIVSSKAKQEGTTLETGEAAPVGGAKVAEKTEVTKAELEVPRLVQSRVSSPSSPSYISIESAARKTAESPKTAHSPWDVTSPDCLDTPGKKDAFAQDSFSSFNHPSAGSAGHDMTPFEKRPEPMQTKAGLSSVKQHTLGNANHQISEKERCPPDTSKGSCHCGMKAGFSDYCSLNVPSPQNPRRQKSILELQTGPDGSKLYGATRTVMEQYEEMDQFGNKIITSSTTVTKQSETQTSSTCNAVSHPQYEVSALPVFRRYLKSPGEDFHTNGSFQEPGVVFVTFGNSKPKK
- the XIRP1 gene encoding xin actin-binding repeat-containing protein 1 isoform X4 — encoded protein: MAEAQKSSKVAIKKMEDDLPPPPAPGSVQVIIPGNQDPNPLPVPPPKQAFSKFYQQRQVNELKRLYRHMHPELRKNLEEAVTEDLAEMLNTEDPNAQASVNLDKVLPGEVQSMRWIFENWALDSIGDHQATKKLTEEEIIPGGDVKSTSLKFESQSINGDSLSTPTKVSETDLARGDVHTARWLFETQPLDSLNKLYSDETEMQEAVLKEPVQGGDVKGARQLFEAQSLDAIGRCCSVEEKSILQLKSEIQELKGDVKKTIRLFQTDPLCAIRDKTGNIHEIKSVCREEIQSNAVRTARWLFETQPLDTINKDTSKVKIIRGISLEEIGRPDVSGARWIFETQPLDAIREITVEEQDFKASTDFVTGADVSKQRMLFETQTLDSLKGEASESIVAKEQVIGGDVKSTLWLFETQPMETLKDNFEVGQLKKVELSAEEKGDVKQRKHVFETCPFGSISKAFEEEIPATSMEEVVKGDVKSFKTLFETLPLDSIKQADAEPVTKEEEKIPAGNVKANQILFETTPLYAIKDSFGNFHEVTSVSREQIISGDVKNYKWMFETRPLDQFDESTKKVDIIRGITKQEVVAGDVRTAKWLFETQPMDVIHHQAMQGEGHPLVKREISQRGDVKTCRWLFETQPIHTLYEKAEKKQEEDGIVPQADVKSYTWMFETRPLDSLKGQEEQYLQVSKAYSQDELQGVDVKTVRHLFETEPLGSSVISEADRKKNMRYSSRVEIQSGEVSRVKEFFEAKPLDTATKPTSQKDDGTIEAGSVHKFTWLFENYPMDSLKDSSEGIQEIPPEKNIKGGDVGGKRFVFETYSLGQIHDKVDETELQKIQKDTMSKANVKSCTMLFESQPLYAIQDKEGGYHEVTSVQKEEIMKGDMKGARWLFETKPLDQIKKEEEVFVIRAVTQEDIKKGDVQAARWRFETEPLDSFSGGKMSVPRTVDDVQKGDVQSNKKLFESQQVGQKKYVRMVSVSDVQRGDVRTSTWLFENQPVDSLYGDAERGSSISTVQREDSQKGDVKRCTWLFETQPMDTLKDPEVTASAGAQEVIPRADVKSTTWLFESTPLDKFSASEGNIETELKERTMKETLEMLCTCQAIQHDGILIEANDMESVKMVKYQLSSPGAPDILKEEVVGGHLQRIMLQLLHRTNVEAQSVLVEEDREGKIKVSPLQLLDQSEAVKGKEDLSGNVAKALQGLLSQDASIKKGMVLQETKSGSVKMTLYSLLFHSVQQKVVKGDVKSTIGNLLASSQEQKTTATVKREDNERGNVQLFASCIEKGDLNYLKNLQQESEIQSLISSQAEQGEGESAPQVLQGAKMHILPNKEQIEKVVAESEPGAMEGAKKVFTCESMGKEGGLEREAVHAAGVTGTTVQCLGKPLPTVMGKEEILSGGLKVTTKSIQRVADVSKKAEKEAASTTSLKEPKAMMQGKFPTQVTAQRGEMARKQQSSVTGEASQTQPEEKALGSDLQTAMQSLRLATAEAKNIQHHVQSKLQRNREEVHMACRQQAASTQGTVTLQSTVRQQDSASTTQESTSTAIRTATSRVQEASKTHTSMSQKSITSHKKVSASEEVQGGQLLSQESQVVPSRDFSIKDGLYTATPVKTYINPFVESDYKEQSVQEERDVIIRGDVQTAIRALQSAATEQRLVEKEDVVRGNLKATLQSLEKSNVNVSRGDFKAAMIYRNAGQSYSVCKKKNETQVVSNQTAVVASGSQADNDFPPPPSVAVMKAEHCPPSTKATREGALPLPTSKDEAPGCSAPLQTPLPALPSLSCKPSDQSPAEKPRTSPKPEITAPLRKKPIPPPKPEHLLHEAHSASANNSTSRSTKPIPPPLPPKPPGLREISKPKPPPTELGLSCMEVCEQSGHGEVQAKCCTLETSVDKPVTVQGMSPERKLPRNTAKTPLQMAEERYKASKGGQGKVESDSAKTLKPIKNGVVTFEVEQGMISGKAAAPRRCPGEVVQRHIELCQDKNGCSSVSHPTCPGGAQTLNVPGQTEPSTSPVGHTIPPKRGDDVAQNASSKVERESVSNSYGSWDRQRVMQQVNERRQMCHSMSFHQQPINFEKQQQGSSGQLKCPDGDAETPGQEKPAVVMREKPKRETEDERRKRLSVHKEEIMKGNVKEAMEIFENLRRQEQLQEILTRVKEFEEETSKVDVKALKSFFEKVPDWVVHQKDHQAKQQDRAETLAKEDTDSVSSVELVFEDLERASAEIIHLKEQTLARLLDIEEAIRKALYSVSSLKSESDIAGLSGLFKESLGNTQSSVSSSNIRKISIVSSKAKQEGTTLETGEAAPVGGAKVAEKTEVTKAELEVPRLVQSRVSSPSSPSYISIESAARKTAESPKTAHSPWDVTSPDCLDTPGKKDAFAQDSFSSFNHPSAGSAGHDMTPFEKRPEPMQTKAGLSSVKQHTLGNANHQISEKERCPPDTSKGSCHCGMKAGFSDYCSLNVPSPQNPRRQKSILELQTGPDGSKLYGATRTVMEQYEEMDQFGNKIITSSTTVTKQSETQTSSTCNAVSHPQYEVSALPVFRRYLKSPGEDFHTNGSFQEPGVVFVTFGNSKPKK
- the XIRP1 gene encoding xin actin-binding repeat-containing protein 1 isoform X1 — its product is MEKAEKLKPAQSFPFLCHSPRSSPEHRAVLLRKSASVSELVARYQSILDCESSMSKQEHRKLMERRYLSQTSVSPMGKKHALSQSHCSDMSWSKSMEDLPIPNINAPTRNLKGLLTSFDTPKATQRCKTLHFAPLKTPSPSGILREREADTRIMTTIQPLSVETKPRKDPSFPSSLQSIQRKAQWSPATTKWKESPAKEGKMSHNRQAIISLVPDTADDSATGRSYERTRSFLDISDNTSRILHQGQGRFSAPSVKELSALYLSQTAAAAAHASSPAQPSTVKDNSIRSPHSQKKSKMAEAQKSSKVAIKKMEDDLPPPPAPGSVQVIIPGNQDPNPLPVPPPKQAFSKFYQQRQVNELKRLYRHMHPELRKNLEEAVTEDLAEMLNTEDPNAQASVNLDKVLPGEVQSMRWIFENWALDSIGDHQATKKLTEEEIIPGGDVKSTSLKFESQSINGDSLSTPTKVSETDLARGDVHTARWLFETQPLDSLNKLYSDETEMQEAVLKEPVQGGDVKGARQLFEAQSLDAIGRCCSVEEKSILQLKSEIQELKGDVKKTIRLFQTDPLCAIRDKTGNIHEIKSVCREEIQSNAVRTARWLFETQPLDTINKDTSKVKIIRGISLEEIGRPDVSGARWIFETQPLDAIREITVEEQDFKASTDFVTGADVSKQRMLFETQTLDSLKGEASESIVAKEQVIGGDVKSTLWLFETQPMETLKDNFEVGQLKKVELSAEEKGDVKQRKHVFETCPFGSISKAFEEEIPATSMEEVVKGDVKSFKTLFETLPLDSIKQADAEPVTKEEEKIPAGNVKANQILFETTPLYAIKDSFGNFHEVTSVSREQIISGDVKNYKWMFETRPLDQFDESTKKVDIIRGITKQEVVAGDVRTAKWLFETQPMDVIHHQAMQGEGHPLVKREISQRGDVKTCRWLFETQPIHTLYEKAEKKQEEDGIVPQADVKSYTWMFETRPLDSLKGQEEQYLQVSKAYSQDELQGVDVKTVRHLFETEPLGSSVISEADRKKNMRYSSRVEIQSGEVSRVKEFFEAKPLDTATKPTSQKDDGTIEAGSVHKFTWLFENYPMDSLKDSSEGIQEIPPEKNIKGGDVGGKRFVFETYSLGQIHDKVDETELQKIQKDTMSKANVKSCTMLFESQPLYAIQDKEGGYHEVTSVQKEEIMKGDMKGARWLFETKPLDQIKKEEEVFVIRAVTQEDIKKGDVQAARWRFETEPLDSFSGGKMSVPRTVDDVQKGDVQSNKKLFESQQVGQKKYVRMVSVSDVQRGDVRTSTWLFENQPVDSLYGDAERGSSISTVQREDSQKGDVKRCTWLFETQPMDTLKDPEVTASAGAQEVIPRADVKSTTWLFESTPLDKFSASEGNIETELKERTMKETLEMLCTCQAIQHDGILIEANDMESVKMVKYQLSSPGAPDILKEEVVGGHLQRIMLQLLHRTNVEAQSVLVEEDREGKIKVSPLQLLDQSEAVKGKEDLSGNVAKALQGLLSQDASIKKGMVLQETKSGSVKMTLYSLLFHSVQQKVVKGDVKSTIGNLLASSQEQKTTATVKREDNERGNVQLFASCIEKGDLNYLKNLQQESEIQSLISSQAEQGEGESAPQVLQGAKMHILPNKEQIEKVVAESEPGAMEGAKKVFTCESMGKEGGLEREAVHAAGVTGTTVQCLGKPLPTVMGKEEILSGGLKVTTKSIQRVADVSKKAEKEAASTTSLKEPKAMMQGKFPTQVTAQRGEMARKQQSSVTGEASQTQPEEKALGSDLQTAMQSLRLATAEAKNIQHHVQSKLQRNREEVHMACRQQAASTQGTVTLQSTVRQQDSASTTQESTSTAIRTATSRVQEASKTHTSMSQKSITSHKKVSASEEVQGGQLLSQESQVVPSRDFSIKDGLYTATPVKTYINPFVESDYKEQSVQEERDVIIRGDVQTAIRALQSAATEQRLVEKEDVVRGNLKATLQSLEKSNVNVSRGDFKAAMIYRNAGQSYSVCKKKNETQVVSNQTAVVASGSQADNDFPPPPSVAVMKAEHCPPSTKATREGALPLPTSKDEAPGCSAPLQTPLPALPSLSCKPSDQSPAEKPRTSPKPEITAPLRKKPIPPPKPEHLLHEAHSASANNSTSRSTKPIPPPLPPKPPGLREISKPKPPPTELGLSCMEVCEQSGHGEVQAKCCTLETSVDKPVTVQGMSPERKLPRNTAKTPLQMAEERYKASKGGQGKVESDSAKTLKPIKNGVVTFEVEQGMISGKAAAPRRCPGEVVQRHIELCQDKNGCSSVSHPTCPGGAQTLNVPGQTEPSTSPVGHTIPPKRGDDVAQNASSKVERESVSNSYGSWDRQRVMQQVNERRQMCHSMSFHQQPINFEKQQQGSSGQLKCPDGDAETPGQEKPAVVMREKPKRETEDERRKRLSVHKEEIMKGNVKEAMEIFENLRRQEQLQEILTRVKEFEEETSKVDVKALKSFFEKVPDWVVHQKDHQAKQQDRAETLAKEDTDSVSSVELVFEDLERASAEIIHLKEQTLARLLDIEEAIRKALYSVSSLKSESDIAGLSGLFKESLGNTQSSVSSSNIRKISIVSSKAKQEGTTLETGEAAPVGGAKVAEKTEVTKAELEVPRLVQSRVSSPSSPSYISIESAARKTAESPKTAHSPWDVTSPDCLDTPGKKDAFAQDSFSSFNHPSAGSAGHDMTPFEKRPEPMQTKAGLSSVKQHTLGNANHQISEKERCPPDTSKGSCHCGMKAGFSDYCSLNVPSPQNPRRQKSILELQTGPDGSKLYGATRTVMEQYEEMDQFGNKIITSSTTVTKQSETQTSSTCNAVSHPQYEVSALPVFRRYLKSPGEDFHTNGSFQEPGVVFVTFGNSKPKK